The DNA segment CTCCCAGCGGATCAGGCTGTCTTCCCGGGTCAGCTTCGGCGCGAGCGTTGCGAGGTGCGATTCCTGGGGACGCCGGTGGACCGTTCCGGCCAGCAGGCCCTCAATCGTCCGGACGAGCAGGCCGGCTCCGCTTGCGGCCAGGCGGTCGTGGAGCTCCCCGGCGTTCTCCTCCGCGCCGATGGGGGTCTCTTCCTGGAGGAGGATGTCGCCGGTGTCCATCCCCTCGTCCATGAACATGATGGTGACGCCGGTGACGCGCTCGCCCCGGATGAGGGTCCAGTTGATCGGCGCCGCGCCTCGATATTTCGGGAGCAGCGAGGGGTGAACGTTGAGGCAGCCTAGAGGGGGGGCTTCCAGGACGGCCTTGGGCAGGATCTGGCCGAAGGCGGCCACGGCCACCAGGTCCGGGCGCAGGCGGTGGAGCGTGTCGAGGAAGGATGCGTCCCGGACCCGATCGGGCTGGAAAACCTCGATGCCCAGTTCCTCCGCTCT comes from the Syntrophales bacterium genome and includes:
- the fmt gene encoding methionyl-tRNA formyltransferase produces the protein MTKPAVLFMGTPEFAVPSLDALVRAGYPVVGVVTQPDRPKGRGKHLAPPPAKERAEELGIEVFQPDRVRDASFLDTLHRLRPDLVAVAAFGQILPKAVLEAPPLGCLNVHPSLLPKYRGAAPINWTLIRGERVTGVTIMFMDEGMDTGDILLQEETPIGAEENAGELHDRLAASGAGLLVRTIEGLLAGTVHRRPQESHLATLAPKLTREDSLIRWERPASEIVNLVRGLAPAPCACTWLDGKQVKVFSASAQEQPVTEPPGKIGSLRDGGLEVSAGNGIVILRDIQMESKKRMPVGDFFRGYRPRSGFLTDSPEARPAE